attcatacatattaaaaacGGACACTTATTTTGTTTCCTAATTTCTCTtatttcatattcatattctttatgattttaattttttttatcattttaatgaAAAACACAAGTTTATAAATGTtctgaataaaattaaattgtgttactttatttaaattttgtctatttctttgttgttattattaatttattgtagTATCTATAACATAATATACAGTAGTTCTGTGTAACTAAATACCTGTACATTATCGACAACAAATCCTTGTTTTTTCTGGAAAAGAAAGAGGAGAAGAAAGACAACACACAGAACCCAAAAAACAACTTCTCACACAACAAAGCTTACCCATTTCAGGGCTGCCACCAAGGTAACAGACACAATACAACCGCCATAGCtctctttcttccttaattttcccttttatatccttatatttctctttattctctttcttcttcaaataaattactaaaagaaattccaatttgtaatttttcttttaattttctggATTACTCCCTGACTTCATCTTTCTACTTCTTCATTCACCCGCGGATTCGTTTCAGCAGATCTGACTAGGGTTTTTGGGGGGTTTCAGACATTGCATGCATATGGGGTATGTTTTCTCTATCCAACTGTAACCCACCGAATaaatttatctctttttttaatttatttttcatttatttacttCTCCCCTTTGTGGGTATCTATGATTTTGGTTGTATTAAGAAGTATGAGTCAATAACATGTGCTGGTATAAGTGTTAATATAATCTGggaataactttttttaacgATTGTTTAGTGTATTCTTTTATTGATATGGTTTAGTGTTAATATAATCTGTACGTGTGTttttatatagatatagattttGCTCCTGGCTTAATTTTCTGAATTGAAGTGGTTGGGAATCTTGTGGAAGGGATTTTCTGTGTTAAAAACATGAGAATTTGAATTACTGTGTTTGGAAAGTTGTCGAACCTCTATGTCTGCATAATTTTCATTCAGCTAGTTTGTTATATGTGTAATCCTCTgctatttttttctcctttgtgAGGATAATTTTGCACTAACCAATTAGAGAAAAACGTTTTAGTGTATGAATTTGTGGAGGATGATTTAGAAAATTGTATTGATATGATTATATTACGGTGCATAACAGAGTTAAATGTGATTGCAATAGCACAGTGGTTGCCTTGGATCCTTTAAAAAGTCCCCTCTAATTGCTAATGCTGATGTTCCGCCAAAAGGATTGAAGAAGCGAGGTAAGGAAGCAAAGAAAGCAAGCACATCAGAGGATTTTTGGATCACAAGCACGCATGATATGGACAACAGTGCGGTTCACTCACAGGGAAGCATTTCATCAGCCAGTATAACCAATCCACCTGCAGATTCTCATGGATCTTCATGCAACCCTACTGAATTTGTCAATCATGGTACTCTATGTtgcttcctttttttctttttgttgataTTTCATTGCATAACATATGAAAAACTGAAAGGAAAATTAGATTATATGGCTTTGCACAATGAAATCTGAAATCATTTTTTGATTACTTGGTTGCTACTTACAAAAATTGGCAAAGAAAGGAAGGGAAAAAGTTATTGACCATGAGATTTCTTTGCCAGGTCTTATCCTTTGGAATCAGACTCGGCAAAGTTGGATCGGAAATAAAAGGTGTGAGAACAGAACCGAACAGTCACGAGAACCAAAAGTGAGGTAAACTGCATTGTTTGATTGCTTTTACTAGCACTTTgtaattataagtttttaattactttttatttattgggtGTTTTGGGGAGGAGGGGAGGGGTGATACATGCATAGCACCTATTTGCGTTTATTCCCCACAGAATTCACTGTGCTTTATAATTCTGATATTCCACAAGTCTAAACAGATGATGTAATGTACTTTTCAAAAAGTTTGTTGTTAGTTAGCACCTTTTTCAGAATCCATGTTTCTAAGAGGATAAATGTGCGGCAAGTATATGTAAGGATTGTTGCTAACAGCAAGCTCATTTTTCTGTAGTACTAatttcttgtgtttttttttttttgactggTGTAAAATGATTGGGTTTCATCTTAAGTTAAAATCAACACATGCACTTTAACTTTTTTGAAATCTCTCTCATATGTATATGTTCTTATGGAAAATTTTATCCAACAACAAATTGGAGAAAACACCAATTCCATCCATGGCCTCATGAAAATCTCTATCTATGGTGCTGCAGTTGGAATGCAACATATGAAAGTTTATTGGGTGGCAACAAGCCATTCCCTCAGCATATTCCCCTTGCGGTAAGCCACACGGTCTACTTCTGAGCCTAAGTAATTATTGAATAATGATACTTTGATACTTTGATAGTTTcactttatcttcttctttacaaatacaaaattttacttttgttaGAACCATTTTATTCTTAATGTTAGTTTGGGTGTCAGAATTTTTTTCCTGaattataatcaattatctgatttgtttgtttgtgtaaATTGTTAGGAAATGGTAGATTTTCTTGTGGACATATGGGAACAAGAGGGTCTGTATGACTAACCTATACAAGACTGATATGATTATAGTTCTTTCTTctgaaggaagaggaaaattgaGCATACTTTACTTGCAGTTTGTAACTTTGTATATCTGTTGTAACATCATCTTTCAGTTAACAATGACAaggaattttattataatttttccacAGCCTGCACATTTTTAGGTATCATAAATGCCAATTCAATCACACAATCAAGATCTtgcaaaaaaatttatcaagttAGCTGCAACTATATTTGCTGTTAACAGACTTTCAGCCTCTATGTGTTTGAGAGAATACAGAACACAGttactgttttttcttttagatgAAACTATGGTTAAGAGTTAGATTTGGAGGACtactatataatattattatttagaaggaaaaaaaaactaaatttgaaaaagttgtaataaaagaaaaaaaaaatggtcaaaATTGCAGAAGTAGCATAACAGTAATTGCCAAGAAAAGACATAGTGAAACTTGCATTTGAAAATTCTGAAACTGAAATGAAAGACAGGACAGGAGAATCGTACGGTCATGACGTTACCACACAACAGTTATGCTACAAGCACTGTTCTAGTAACAGCCTTTGGATGGCTTCCACGTCCTTTGGACATTGTGATTtgtgaagaaaaatattaaaatatttttattttattttataatataaataataaatatcaactataaaataataacatgagTCAGTTTGAATTTTTGGACATTGGATTTGTGaagaaaatactaaaagatataaatacttttattttattttatagacaTAAATAATAACTACCagctacaaaaaattataataaaagtcaatttgaattttattccaTCTTCTTTATAGTAAAAAGGAAATCTAGAAAAGTTTCTTTATCGAGGGAAAAAAGGTTGTTGTTTTGTTTCGAAAATGTTGCAGATTTTTCCTCGGTTTGTTCAGTCATGGACAAGAAGCTCAAGAGTCGAGGAACTTGTAAAATGTCAAAAAGCTTAAAACAGAAAAGGGATTCATTAACCATCTTCtctgttaatttaattataatatatttttataagaaaaaataaataccaagttgaaattattaattgattaattatactatgattaatttttataataaaatactattttatctatttattaactttttaatctatgtaaaaaaaaattatacctaACACTTATTTATGCGTATGAAATAAGTGAAATAAGTACATCAaaattcagaagaaaaaaaaaagtacctATAAAACTTCTTGTGTCAGGATCAACATCTTGTCATGTCTAATTAAACAAGTAAATGTTGTTAAGTAAGGTTATATTTCACATCTCACCACACTACTAAATCAATGAAAAGAAGATTCTTGTacctaaatattaaaataacaggttttctataacaaattttaactgtcattattattaaaatatgaaaaattattatggTACTATAAACAATTTAGTACATAACAAACTTAATATATGAACTAACAAATATACATAACAAAAGGTCAAAATGAATTAACCCTATGACACTATGAGAAAAGTTATAATCTTTATTGATCAATCATAAATAATCTTGACTTTGACACAGTGATCTTCCTTAGGAAATAGAGATAAGGAATCTCATGCCACACTTCATAACCCTCAGTCAAACAGTATTTAGATCTTTGTGAACCCTGAAACTCAATTTATTACTTTGAAtcttgttaataaaaaattgaccaAGAATCCAAAGTCAGGTCTCCAATTTCCCAAAAGGACTGAACTACACATTTCCTCTCTGTGCTCTCCATTTTCACTATTTTCATTGGGGGAACAAACCACTGAACCAGTGCATTGTCTCTCCAACAGGAAACATCTCTCAACTTTATCAAACACATTCATTATtgtcttctcttcttttctatCATATTTCAATTGCCACAACCCTTCACTCTTCACATAAATCACTctcaaaaaatatcaaacaccTCACTCATGGCACCACAAAGCAGAAACAGATTCAAAGTTGCACTCATCTTggctttcttctttttcctcaTTCTTCTACTTCCTGAATCAGGTAACAAAACTGTCcatttagtcattttttatgTACTGAGAAATATATATGAAGCTAGAAATTCAGAACTAGAGTTCATGATTGTGATGCATATTTGTCTCAGTGAGAGGTGATAGAAGAAGAAATAGTTTGGAAGAAAAGAGAGTGATGATAGGGTCAAAGCCTCCAGCTTGTAGAAACAAGTGCATGAAGTGCAAGCCTTGCACAGCAACTGTGGTGGTTCCTAATCACAAGAGTCAGGATGATAGCTATTACCTTCTTTCATGGAAATGCAGATGTGGGGATAAGTTCTTTCAGCCATAGCTATTACCTTCTTCTAACCCTAAATTTATGTACATTATTTTTCAGTCCTTTAACCTGAATCTACCCTAGTATTGTTCATGCTTGCTTTTGTTTctcatctttctctctttttcattACTGAACTTATTCATGATGtatacattaatttaatatgtatacATGTTCTAAGTTAATCTTGTTGGAAGCTTCTTATATGTGTCTCACTCTTTCTTATTAGTAACTAAATGAAGGAGATAACTTGCTTTGATGAAATGGTTTATATAACTGCTTTCATGAATACATATATCCATGCATAATGGAGATAGGTATACATATTACTATATATGCATGCAAGGCAAGGCAAGAAAAAACAGTATTCTAATTCAAATCactaacataattatttaataaacttaaatatataacaCTTATATATAGTAccttaattttgtatattttaaatattttatggtTTACTTTGTCTGGTTTAAAATACTTTTCTAGATATATGGTGGTGACAAGTTAAGCAGTTATATGCAGATATATCTTGCAGCTAAGATCAGATAGGGACATGGTATGCAGAGTTAGGAGTTGTTTTAGATATTTgcaaatatattcttttttatttttcaaagcaTTGAGTTAAGTTTTATTAGGAGACATATATAGTTTATAGCTATAAATACACAATTTATGTTACTTCtcagagttttttttttttttttaagattaaaatttgTATCTATAATATTCTTAACACTAAAGCGAAGAgtttattaactaaaaaaagtTATCAAGAGATAACTTTATCAAATTAATAACCAAAACTGGATATTtcacaaaaactaaaataagacaaatttataataccaaatatttcacattaactaaaataagacaaattttAGGAGATTGTAATATATAAGAtatgtgaattttattttataaattaattttataagattaaattaaacttaaattttttaaatgttattaagttCAATCAAACTTTATcctaataatattgtttttaaaacatatatttaaaagtatttgataaaatttagtACGTGACccattatataaaaatactcCTCTTTCTCTAAAGAATACGagctcttttttatttttactgttattcatctacttttaaaataaaataatgtataaattaagaaatagaaCTTACATTTcatttataatagaaatatatgggattttatatattaatgttgTTTCACCCCTAATTACAGATCGGCCTTAAGATTATTCGTCTTTTAAAAGGTTTGTTTCTcgttttataaaagtaaaaagaaaaaaaaagtttccatTTTAATATAGTACGGGTAACAGgaaaattgcattttttttaataaatatattttattggtaTACATATTACCGTAGACTTTGTGGATGATTAAtttctaacaaaaatattatctaCTTTTAATGAGATATCTCAACTCTCACATTTTTTTTGGTCCACAAAATTCAACTTAGAAACATTATTTAATCCAGTAACACTTTAATATACAATCTAAtagttataattgattttaatataaatgtttatttatatataacttcTATGTTACAGTTGTTAATTTcagtcaaattaaaaaaaaaagcatatttttaaaaaaataaccaaaCATAAATTTccaacataattttattaattaaatataatatttttattataaaataaactgTAAAGTATATATAAGAGAAGagaatgtttaaaaaaaaagaaaaccacCCGAACTACTAAAGATTTGTATGAACTTAGTTCACAAAGCCCAAAAGGATTGGGTCAACAACACTGGACCCTCCTAATACTCTTCCAAGCATATCTTTATCATAAACCAAATCAAAATCTCTCTTGTGCGTTGCTTTCTCCCCAATTGTCTTGTCAAAAGCGACTTTGTGATTATAGATGGAAAGAAATTTATACCGCTCAAAGTTTtcatattatatgaaaattttcttacaaatatattaaaaagaaattgcaagaaaacattttttcttgttattttttttaaaaattttagttgacagataaactttttataaataattatttcttataaaattataaaattcacaaatatttcttacaaaatttattgcgagaagtattttacataaaatattttgtaaaaaaattaacaacaattttttacaatttttttttataataaaatttataagtatttttttttctttaatttttaaattaaaaaaagaaattgaagtgaaaaagaaaaataattagttcTAAAACCTAGAATTTaccttttactttttctttagtCACatcaaaaagttatttattgttttatcgACAATTGTTAAAAGTTAAttcttgttaataaaaaaattaaacctataacttctttcactttttttatataatttatcaaattaattttatctctttAAATTATTAGGAAAAAAATCGAACACGACCTTCTATTTTCTAGCCATTACACCACCTTATCATTCAACTTTATTTGCTAACCATATGATTAGTGTTTGAAGTAACGAGTGTGAAGATGGCGATAAGATTCTTGAAGCATAGATTGATGAGAAAAAGATAGAATGAAAGCTTGAAATATCCCATGTCGATCGTGGTTTTGTAGTTACAACAACATTTCAGTCTTGTAATGAAAGCTGTGTTATACtatgttaattaattcaatGATGAGCATGGGCAAAGTTTGTCACCCAAGACAACGTTGACGCATGTTCGGCATCAATTGGTCGAAACTGTGGCTAGATTGTGACACCATTTCTGTGACCTGCATAATCCATTCATGGCCGTTCAATTTTGCAGCCTGCAATAACTCAGCTTCTCAGAAACGGGTCCACACCGATTCATGTCACTCAATCGTGTCCTCGCCAAACAGATCCTAATCTTCAACTTGTATTTTTCTAATGCTCAAATGCTACATGTTCTTCACTGGTGCTACTGTATAAAAATGACTCACCCCTTCTTTGGTTTTTGTGTTTCTGTCTCAACTCAGGAGTTTCTCTTCTCACACACACTCTTTCACTCACTCTCAAAtcactctctctctttttcttgcGGTGTTTTCTTTCCAAGTTAAGCACTTTATTACACTTTCAGTCCCTACCATGTCATTCCCTTCTACCCTTTTTCGTTTTCCATTGTTTCTGTCTCTCTGAAGTGCAAAAACATGTTACTCAGAACTTGCACCGTACCAACTCCAACCTCATGGCTGCACCATTCCAAGGACTCTTCATCTGAGAGACATAACGCTGAGAAGAAAATTTGCATGTCACGAGAGTGGAAGAACCAAAGCATGAAGATGAAACAAAGTGGAGAAgtgggagaagaagaaaagcagAAATTTttgaagaagagaggaacaccAGTTTCGGTTCGGGAACTGTTTTCGGGTTCTGGTTTGGATGAGCATGAAGAGGGTGGTTTGGGGTTGCAGACGTCGGTGATGGGCGGTGGGATGGGGAGTGGCGGTGGCAGGATCTGCGGTGGTTTTAATGGAAGTGGAAGAGGCTCACATGGTAGGGATTGGACAGATGCTTATTATCAGAACATGATTGAAGCAAACCCCAATAATGCTCTTTTGCTTGGAAATTATGCTAAGTTTTTGAAGGAGGTAATTACGTTCACTTTTAGTTTGGTTTAGTTTGGTGGATGCTTAAGCTTGTTTCTTTCTATTACTACTTAGTGTTTTTGTGACATTGAATTTGCAAATAGGTTCGTGGAGATTATCTTAAAGCAGGGGAATATCTTGAAAGAGCCATTTTGGTTAATCCTGGTGATGCTAATGTTTTGTCCCTCTATGCTGATTTGATATGGCAAACAGAGAAGAATGCTGATCGAGCTGAGGGCTATTTTGATCAAGCTGTTAAAAGTGCACCAGATGATTGGTGAGATAAATATACACAGattaggagaaaaaaatatttttgtttgttttgtagtAGTGTTGTAGcttaattatagttgataaaaCTAATGTATGAACCTTATTTATTGTCCATCTTCAGCTATGTTCTGGCTTCTTATGCAAAATTTCTCTGGGAtgttgaagaagatgaagaagaagacaaagaaTGTGAACAAAAGACTGATCTGGGCCATGCATATCCACTTGATCTGTTTAAAGAAACCAAAGATAGCCCTCATGGTAGTCAAGTTTTTCAATCCTAAATCTCTGAGTGAACTTGGATAATCTTAAAAGACTAATGAACTATTAGAGTCTCAAACAATAATGTGTTCCCTTTTTTCATCTCTTATAAGTGACTATTATGTAACATATATATCGGTTTAGTAGAGTAGAGTTGACTATGTAGCTGTTAATAGCTTATGCTACAAATAAGAGAAACCAAACCTGAAATCTGTCTTCTGTTGTATACTAGGGAGGCTTCCACTGCTGTATCTTGAGAATATGAAATTTTggttgaaaatgaagaaaagagaaCAACCCTTTTACGGTTTCACCATGTTCTTTAATTGCTTATCTTGAACTAGAGTTGTTAAAAACAGTGATCACAATGCAATGAGATTATGGGTTGATTCATATGTAACAGCTTCCATGCCTCTCTCAAGATTGAATAAAAATGGGCCAAAAGGAAATGTTTTAGTCTCCCTCATGACTTGTTTTGGTACCATATTTTCCCTACGTTTTTCCTAAAAAAAGCTCAACATCTAGTACATCTAGTTCTCCCTTTATTGATCAAGGATCAAATATGTTGGGCAAAGTTGATCCAATTTTATGACAAGAAAGGAAAACACCAAAAGTAATCATGAAAATTTAATGAGCGTAAGTCTTATATCAAGTAAAAAtagaaagcaagaaaaaaaatgtatacacttattattttaaagttttaagttctaaacaatgttaatatttttatatgtgttTATATTGAGAATTTAAATGTGAGTCTAAATCACATatca
This region of Vigna unguiculata cultivar IT97K-499-35 chromosome 5, ASM411807v1, whole genome shotgun sequence genomic DNA includes:
- the LOC114185290 gene encoding uncharacterized protein LOC114185290 isoform X2 encodes the protein MDNSAVHSQGSISSASITNPPADSHGSSCNPTEFVNHGLILWNQTRQSWIGNKRCENRTEQSREPKVSWNATYESLLGGNKPFPQHIPLAEMVDFLVDIWEQEGLYD
- the LOC114184801 gene encoding EPIDERMAL PATTERNING FACTOR-like protein 8, whose protein sequence is MAPQSRNRFKVALILAFFFFLILLLPESVRGDRRRNSLEEKRVMIGSKPPACRNKCMKCKPCTATVVVPNHKSQDDSYYLLSWKCRCGDKFFQP
- the LOC114186094 gene encoding uncharacterized protein LOC114186094, which translates into the protein MLLRTCTVPTPTSWLHHSKDSSSERHNAEKKICMSREWKNQSMKMKQSGEVGEEEKQKFLKKRGTPVSVRELFSGSGLDEHEEGGLGLQTSVMGGGMGSGGGRICGGFNGSGRGSHGRDWTDAYYQNMIEANPNNALLLGNYAKFLKEVRGDYLKAGEYLERAILVNPGDANVLSLYADLIWQTEKNADRAEGYFDQAVKSAPDDCYVLASYAKFLWDVEEDEEEDKECEQKTDLGHAYPLDLFKETKDSPHGSQVFQS
- the LOC114185290 gene encoding uncharacterized protein LOC114185290 isoform X1, with the translated sequence MHMGGCLGSFKKSPLIANADVPPKGLKKRGKEAKKASTSEDFWITSTHDMDNSAVHSQGSISSASITNPPADSHGSSCNPTEFVNHGLILWNQTRQSWIGNKRCENRTEQSREPKVSWNATYESLLGGNKPFPQHIPLAEMVDFLVDIWEQEGLYD